The Paraburkholderia megapolitana genomic sequence CTGCCGTTGGGCGATGTCGCAGCCGATGTTGACGATGGTCGCGACGACACGTTGCGCGACGAAGCCGGTCGAATCGCGGATCACCGTGACCGGCACGCCGTCGGCGGCGAAGAGCGCGTGTGCGGCATCGCGTGTTTCGCGGCTGGTGGCGGGCGTGGTCATCAGCGTGCGGCGTTTCGCGCCGACGAGCGGGAACAGCGCATCGATTGCGACGACGCGGCGTGCGTCGAGTCCTTCTTCGACCGCGGCGGTGGTCGCATCGAGACCGAACGGCGTGACGATCAGCAGCGAATCGGCGGCGGGCGTGTCGCCTTCGTCGAGTGCCACACCGGTCTTCGCGACGAGTTGCAGGACCGCGTCGCGTGCGCACGCGTGCTGGCGGCTGACCCACACGCGCTGCGGCAGCGCGGTCGGTGCGGGTGCTTCGGCCGGCACTTGTTGCTGGCCATCGACGTAGCGATAGAAACCTTCACCGGTCTTGCGGCCGATCAACCCGCCCGCGAGCCGCGTGCCCGTAATCGGCGACGGTGTGAAGCGTGGTTCTTCATAGAACTGGTGATAGATCGACTCCATCACCGGATGCGACACGTCGAGCGCAGTCAGGTCGAGCAGTTCGAACGGCCCGAGACGAAAACCCGCCTGCTCGCGCATGATGCGATCGATGTCGACGAATTCCGCCACACCTTCGCCCGCGATACGCAGGCCCTCGGTGTTCATGCCGCGCCCGGCATGATTGACGATGAAGCCCGGCATGTCCTTCGCGCGCACCGGCGTATGGCCGACGCGTCGCGCGAGTTGCATCAGCGCGTCGCCGGCGGCCGGATCGCCGCGCAGACCGTCGATCACTTCGACGACCTTCATCAGCGGCACCGGATTGAAGAAGTGAAAGCCGACCACACGCGACGGATCGGAGCACGCGGCGGCGATCGCGGTGATCGACAGCGACGACGTGTTCGAGGCCAGCACGCACTGCTCACCGATGATCGCTTCGAGTTCGCGAAAGAGCGCTTGCTTCACGTCGAGCTTCTCGACAATCGCTTCGATCACGAGATCGCAGTCGGCGAGTTCATTAATCGCTGCCGCGCCGCTCACGCAGGCAAGCGCGGCCAGCGAGCGCGCCTGATCGAGTCTGCCTTTGGCGGTGAGTTTCGCGAAGGTGTCGGCCAGATAGTCGCGCGCGGCGCCGACGGCGGCCGGGTTCGTATCGTAAAGCCGGACTTTCAGGCCCGCGAGTGCGGCGATCTGCGCGATGCCGCGGCCCATTGCGCCGGTTCCGACGATGCCGATCGTCTCGATGTTGTATTGGCGAGAAGTCATTGTGATGCTGGGCTCCATGATTGTTTTAGAATAGCACGGTCGTACATTTTCGCTGCAGAGGTCGAACCCGAAGTGCCGCCGTCGCGTGACAACGAGCGGTACCGGCAACCAGTCAAAGGAGATATCGAATGATCAAGCTGTGTGGCTTTGCGCTGTCGAACTACTACAACAAGGTGAAGTTCGCGTTGCTCGAACACGATATTCCGTTCGAAGAGGTGCTCGTCAAGCCGGCTCAGGACGAAGCCGTGTTCGCGCACTCGCCGCTCGGCAAGGTGCCGTACATCCAGACCGAAGAGGGCGACCTGTGCGAATCGCAGGCGATCCTTGAGTATCTGGCCGCGCGCTATCCGGACAAGGCGATTTTTTCGCGCGACCCGTGGGAGGCGGCCAAAGAGCGCGAGCTGATCACGTTCATCGACCTGCATCTCGAACTCGTG encodes the following:
- a CDS encoding 3-hydroxyacyl-CoA dehydrogenase, translating into MTSRQYNIETIGIVGTGAMGRGIAQIAALAGLKVRLYDTNPAAVGAARDYLADTFAKLTAKGRLDQARSLAALACVSGAAAINELADCDLVIEAIVEKLDVKQALFRELEAIIGEQCVLASNTSSLSITAIAAACSDPSRVVGFHFFNPVPLMKVVEVIDGLRGDPAAGDALMQLARRVGHTPVRAKDMPGFIVNHAGRGMNTEGLRIAGEGVAEFVDIDRIMREQAGFRLGPFELLDLTALDVSHPVMESIYHQFYEEPRFTPSPITGTRLAGGLIGRKTGEGFYRYVDGQQQVPAEAPAPTALPQRVWVSRQHACARDAVLQLVAKTGVALDEGDTPAADSLLIVTPFGLDATTAAVEEGLDARRVVAIDALFPLVGAKRRTLMTTPATSRETRDAAHALFAADGVPVTVIRDSTGFVAQRVVATIVNIGCDIAQRQIASPQDIDLAVTLGLGYPRGPLALGDALGASTILTILRNILKVLGDPRYRPSPWLARRAQLGLSLTQGDAATEHPQ